A genomic window from Prunus persica cultivar Lovell chromosome G2, Prunus_persica_NCBIv2, whole genome shotgun sequence includes:
- the LOC18784585 gene encoding autophagy-related protein 18c produces the protein MSSTVSTSRGIHSPARLGTYESPDAGASGSFSQLEPDINDGETELLSVSWNQDYGCFSAGTSNGFRIFNCEPFKETFRRDLKSGGFKIVEMLFRCNILVLVGSGDNSQYPPNKVMIWDDHQSRCIGEFSFRSEVRSVRLRRDRIVVVLEHKIYVYNFMDLKLLHQIETVANPRGLCCLSHHPNTSVLACPGLQRGQVRIEHFGLNMTKLINAHDSHIACFTLTMDGLLLATASTKGTLIRIFNTMDGTRLQEVRRGVDRAEIYSIALSPNVQWLAASSDKGTVHIFSLRVRVFGEDLSAHSNSAQGPAMFQQNSSNALDPLISQNTGANSSSSLAFMRGVLPKYFSSEWSFAQFHLPEDTQFITAFGSQNTVIVVGLDGSFYRCSFDPVHGGEMLQQEYVRFLKTDSRPR, from the exons ATGAGTTCAACAGTTTCAACATCTCGAGGAATACATTCGCCCGCAAGGCTTGGCACATATGAATCGCCAGATGCTGGGGCGTCTGGCTCTTTTAGCCAGCTTGAACCAGACATCAATGACGGTGAAACAGAGTTACTCTCTGTATCCTGGAATCAGGACTATGGTTGCTTTTCTGCAGGCACAAGCAACGGTTTTCGTATCTTTAACTGCGAGCCTTTCAAGGAAACTTTTAGACGTGATTTGAAAAGTGGGGGATTCAAAATTGTGGAGATGCTGTTTCGATGCAACATTCTCGTACTTGTTGGAAGTGGAGACAATTCCCAATATCCACCTAACAAGGTTATGATTTGGGATGATCATCAGAGCCGATGTATTGGTGAATTTTCATTCAGGTCTGAGGTTCGTTCAGTAAGATTAAGGCGTGATCGCATAGTTGTTGTTCTTGAGCACAAGATATACGTTTACAACTTTATGGATCTGAAGCTGCTGCATCAGATTGAGACTGTAGCAAATCCTAGAGGATTGTGCTGCCTTTCACATCATCCAAATACATCTGTGCTGGCTTGCCCAGGCCTTCAACGAGGACAAGTTCGGATTGAACATTTTGGACTGAACATGACAAAGTTAATAAATGCTCATGATTCTCATATTGCATGCTTCACGTTAACAATGGATGGACTGCTTCTTGCTACTGCTAGTACAAAGGGTACTTTGATAAGAATCTTCAACACAATGGATGGGACTCGCTTACAAGAG GTACGCAGAGGAGTGGACAGAGCAGAAATTTACAGTATTGCTCTCTCTCCGAACGTCCAGTGGTTGGCAGCATCGAGTGACAAAGGTACTGTCCATATATTCAGCCTCAGAGTTAGAGTATTTGGGGAGGATTTGTCTGCCCATTCAAATTCTGCTCAAGGGCCAGCAATGTTTCAGCAGAATTCGTCAAATGCCCTAGATCCTCTTATTTCTCAAAACACTGGTGCTAATTCTAGTTCATCACTGGCTTTCATGAGAG GGGTTTTACCTAAATATTTTAGCTCAGAATGGTCATTTGCTCAGTTCCACTTGCCAGAAGACACTCAATTCATTACCGCATTTGGTTCACAGAACACAGTCATCGTTGTTGGCTTGGATGGGAG TTTCTACAGGTGCAGTTTTGATCCAGTTCATGGAGGTGAGATGTTGCAGCAGGAATACGTACGGTTTCTGAAAACTGACAGTAGGCCAAGATAG